The DNA region GAGCCGTCCAGAATGGAAGCGGTGACGATGGAGGTCAGCCCGCTGGCTCCGGGGATCATACCCAGTGCCGACCCGGCAAGTACCGGGGACATGATCGCCTCAATCTGGGCCTGAATGTCCAGTTCTTCCACTGCGCTGGCAAAAAAGGCCGTACCCGCCACATTGGCGTAGACAGCCAGCATATCGCGCAAAGAGGGTCTTTGGTTGTAAATTTTTGAAACATCCCAAACCAGCTTGGTCAGGGTTCCGAGCACGATGAATGAATCCAGTTGCCCGTTCTGGGAAATTGCCGTGGACAGGAAAATCCGCGAGGCCACAGTTTTCATTTTTTCCGTGGAAATACGGTCCAGATGCTCAAGGGCTACATCAAGATCTTCAGTTGTATTCAGGGGCAATGCCGCTTCACGGATATACCTGTTGCCGCGTAGTCTTTTACGCAGCTTGCGGATGAATTCCCGCTGCTGGGCCGGGGTGGGATTATCCGGCATGACCAGCGGTCCGGGGCGGCACAGGTGCATCACAAACGGGCTTAGACAGATGACCATAAACAATCCACTCAAGCCGAAGAGCACGTAATCGTGAGACGTAGGAATGTACACCGCACAAAGCTGGGCCAGCCCGGCGATCTGGTTGAGCATGAACAGAATGAAGCCGCCGAGCAGGAAAAGCAGCAGAGCGGTTATAAGTCGTGGCAAAACTTTGGGCATAATTAATCCTCGCTGTATTTATGTGTTTTGCTGACTCTCATCTATCCAGCATTACATGATCAGGTCAAATTAATTACAAAAGAGAAATCTTAAGCCGCCAGATTTTGCTTTGAGATTTTAAACTCCTGAAATATTGTGCCTCTGCGCATTTGAAATGCGCTATGAATATATTGAAGGATAAAAAATATGCTCAAGCCCAAATCATCCACCAGCCTTGGGGTGGCGCAGGTTCTATCCGGAGCCGCGCTTATCTCGCTTGTGGGTATTTTCATAAAAATCATGGTCGTGGATTACGCCCAGCCCATCTTTGTGGTCACCTTCTGGCGCAATCTATTTGTCAGCACAATTCTCATGGCCGGGTTAAAAATTTTCAAACCGCATAAACTCAGGTTTGAACGGGAGCATATTGGCCTACTGGCCGCCTACGGGCTGGTACTGGTCGGGCTGAACGGCATCTGGGGCGGATCGGTATATTTCAACGGAGCCGGGGTGGCTACAGTGCTGGTTTATGTATCCGTACCCATTACTGTGCTGGCCCAGTGGGCACTGGGCGATGAAAAACCGACCCTGCGCATCCTGCCCTCTATCCTTTTCTGCCTGTTCGGCTGCGGACTGGTTTGCGGAATCAAGTCCATGTCCGAATTCTCGCTAACCCCCATGGGCATGTTTCTGGGGCTGCTCTCCAGCGTATTTTTCTCAGCCTACACAATCATGGGCCGCGAATGCGCCAAGCGCAACATAAGTTCTTACAGCGTACTCATGCACGTATTCGGAATCGCCGCCTTTTACATGCTGATCATCAATCTTTTCGCCGGAAACTCAATCCCCGGCGCAGCCCCGACCCCTGCGGCAATGCTCATGCCCGGAGTGGACTGGAAGGGCTGGGGTTGTATCCTGACCCTTGCCATCGGCCCGTCCATGACCGGATGGACCCTGATCAACTCCAGTCTAACCCATTTGTCTCCCTCAGTAGTCAACATCCTGCTGACCACCGAACCCATGATGACCGGACTGGCGGCTATCCCCATGCTCGGCGAATACATGACGCTGGAACAATGGGCGGGGTGTTTTTTAATTGTGATCGGGGTGATTGTGCTGAAAAAGAGATAAAAAAATCCCGCAATATCAAAAAGATATTACGGGATTTATTATCGCAAATTCATAATGCAAAGCGGCGAAGCCCTAATAAAAGTTTTTGAAGAGTCCAGAGAAACTTTTTTCAAAAAGTTTCTTTGGTCCCCGAAGGGCCGCCGGAGGCATTAAGCCTTACACGTTAAACAAAAAGTGAATAACATCGCCGTCTTTTACGATGTATTCCTTTCCTTCAGCGCGGAGCACTCCGGCTGCGCGGCAGGCTGCTTCGCTGCCGTTGCTTACGTAGTCGTCGTAACCGATAACTTCAGCACGGATGAAACCGCGTTCGAAATCGGTGTGAATTGCTGCGGCGGCACGGGGAGCCTTGTCGCCGTCATGGATGGTCCATGCGCGGACCTCCTTTACCCCGGCGGTGAAGTAGCTGATCATGCCCAGAGTGTGGAACCCGGTGCGGATGATCTTTGCCAGACCGGATTCGGTTACGCCGTAGGATTCGAGAAATTCGTTGTATTCTTCCTCATCAAGACCGACCAGCTCTTCTTCCATCTTGGCGGAAATCTTGACGAACTCTGCACCGCGTTCTTCAGCAAGAGCCTTCACTTTTTTGACGTAATCGTTGTCCTCGGTGAGGCCTTCTTCGTCCACGTTGGCGCAGTAGATCACGTTCTTGGCGGTGATGAGACGCAGATCACGGAGCATTTCGTCCATGTTGTCGGTATCCAGCTCGCCGTAGGTTCCCACGGGATTGCCTTCGTTGAGGTGCTCGAGCAGCTTTTCAGCTTCGGCAATTTTAGGACCGAGGGTCTTGTCGCCCTTGATCTTTTTCTTCATGCCCTCGATGCGGGTGTCCAGAGCCTGCACGTCAGCGAGAATCAGCTCGGTTTCGATAACCTCGATGTCGCGCAGTGGATCAACGGAGTTGGCAACGTGGATGACGTCATCGTTGTCAAAGCAGCGTACAACGTGAAGGATAGCCTGAGTTTCGCGGATGTTGCCGAGAAACTTGTTACCGAGACCTTCACCCTTGCTCGCGCCTTCAACCAGCCCGGCGATGTCAATGAAATCAACAGTGGACTGCTGCACGCGCTGGGGTTTAACCAGCTCGGCCAACTTGTCGATGCGCTCGTCCGGGACTGGAACAACAGCCTTGTTGGGTTCGATGGTACAGAAAGCGTAGTTTGCGCTTTCCGCGTTCTGGGCCTTGGTCAGGGCATTGAAAAGTGTGGATTTACCGACGTTGGGCAGTCCCACGATACCGATACTGAGAGCCATAAGAAATTCTCCTAAAAAAATATAAATTCCTTTCCACGCCGCAAAAATCCCGCACATGCAACGGCTGCTGCATGAAAAGTTGAATCTATCCGGGATGATCTGCCGTGAAAGGTAAGTCTTTCGTTTTTGCTATCTATAAAGATAGTCTCACATGTTGCGGACCCTCAATACCCGTCTTTGCGGGGATGGGCAAGTGTTGATTATGTGTCTTTCTCTACTGAGTTACGCCCTTGTGTTTGCACACTGCCTGTGAAGCGTGTATACGTGATGGCATATAACTATGGGAATTATCTCCCGAACATACTTTTCAGGCAGGTAAATCATGATCATTCCTGTAATTCTCTCCGGCGGCAGCGGTACAAGACTCTGGCCCCTTTCGCGCAAAAAACATCCCAAACAGCTTTTGAATCTCACCGGGGAACATTCCCTGCTGCGCAATACTGTTGAACGCGGTTGCGCACTGGATTCTGCCACAGCGCCCATTGTAGTCTGCAATGAAAGCTACCGTTTCCTGATCGCAGAAGAACTACGGGAAGCGAACATCCAGCCTGAAGCAATATTTCTGGAACCGCAGGGCCGCAATTCCGCCCCGGCCATTGCTGCGGCAGCTTTCCATATCCGCAAAAACCACCCGGAAGCACTCATGCTGGTCATGCCCTCGGACCATGCCATTCACGATTTGGACCGTTTTGAAGCCGCAGTCACCGCCGGGACCGGGCCTGCCAAATCAGGCGATCTGGTTCTTTTCGGCATTGTACCGGACAGGCCGGAAACAGGGTACGGATATATCCGCACCAGCAAAGAGTTCGATCCCATTATTCCGCAGGCAGTGCGCGAATTCGTTGAAAAGCCGGACCTCGACACGGCCAAGACATACCTTAAATCCGGTAACTATCTCTGGAACTCCGGTATCTTCCTGTTCAGCCCGGACGTTTTCCTGAAACATCTGGACCAGCTTGAACCGGAAATGCACACCGCCTGCCGCAATGCCACAGAAAATGCCCGCGTTGACCTCGACTTTGTGCGTCTTGAAGAGGAAAGCTTCAAATCCAGCCCGGCAAAGTCCGTTGACTACGCTGTAATCGAAAAGGTCGAAAACCTGAGCGTGGTCCCCTTTGACGGCGGCTGGTCTGACATCGGATCATGGGATTCCCTGATGACCGAACGCAGGCCGGACGAAAACGGCAACGTAATTTCCGGGGATGTACATGCCAAGAACGTGGCCAACAGCTTCCTGCAATCCTCAAGCAGGCTGGTCGGTGTGGTCGGCGTTGATGACGTAATCGTAGTCGAAACCCCGGACGCCGTACTGGTTGCCGGGCGCGAGCACGGTCAGGAAGTCTCCGGTCTGGTTGCGGAACTGAAAAAGCAGGAGCGCAGCGAAGTAGACCATCACCGCAGGGTCTACCGCCCGTGGGGATCATACGAGACCGTGGATCTTGAAGAACGTTTTCAGGTCAAAAGAATCATCGTCAAACCCGGCGGGGTACTCTCCCTGCAAATGCACCACCACCGCGCCGAACACTGGGTAGTAGTCAAGGGCACAGCCAAAGTATTAGTCGGCGAAAAGGAAGTTTTACTGCAGGAAGACCAGTCCACCTACATCCCCATAGGGGCCATGCACCGCTTGGAGAATCCCGGCAGGATCAACCTTGAGCTCATTGAGGTCCAGACCGGTAGTTATCTTGGTGAGGATGATATCCAGCGGTTTGAGGATATTTATGGGCGGTCTGAGGGGTAGTTTTTAGATTTTTAATACGAAATAAAACAGGCGAAGAGTTGTGTGCTCTTCGCCTGTTTTATTTATGCCGGCAATCTTAAACAAATTCGTCTACATTTTCACCAACACCATCCCCTTTTTGTGCTGGCCCGGCATCAGATGACAATGGCTCAGCACCCAGTGCACCGGATTTAGCGGCTACTGGATCAGCACCGCCCCCTTCGTCAGCACTTGTACCCTCGACAGCTTCTCTGGCATTGGCAGCTATTTTATCTTCTACCTTTGCTTCAGCTTCTTCTTCAGCCTCTTTCGCTTCAGCAGCTTTTTCTTCCTGCTTTTCTTCTACTACATCTTCGGTGCGCTCTTCGGTAAATTCTTTTGTTTCTTCTGCCTGCTTCTCAAGCTCTTCTTCACTTAGCTCTTTACCTAACTTTTTATGCGCCTCAACACCCTTTTTCTCAAATTCTGCTGCCGCCGCAGCTTTAGCATCTGTAACAGAGAGTCCTGATTCTATTAACTTATCTGTATACACCATTCGGTCAGCGACCAAATCAACCATAAAGGTGTTAAATTTGGCCATCAAGTTCTGCTGACTCTTGATTCCATTTAAATTCATCAAGCTGTAGTTATCGTCATCATTGGCTCCATCAGCATGGACAAAACTGCCAGCCATCATATTCAAAGGTTTGGCACTTATGGAAATATGATTTTCCTGTGTTTCAGCATCTTCAGATTCTACTTCTGGCTGCTGTGACTGCTCTGCTATTTTTTCTCTTTCTTCTGCAAGATTAACGACATTAATCTTCATAGAATTAGCATTATTTGCTGACCCAATCTTCATGGCAGGCCTCCATTTTATGAAATTATATTCATTATTATCGGATAACCTTAATAAAACTTTAGGTTTTAATTAGATCAACACAACGACTTGCATAAATTGTTTTGTAGACATCGAAACACATTTACAACCACACTCCAGTAGCATACTGTAGCTACAGAAGGAGAAAACCTATGCAGGAAACCATACGAGCCCGTGTAGAATCTGATTTAAAAGAAAAATTTGAACTTGCGGCCAAAGACCGAGGGCAAAGTTCCAGTCATCTTCTACGGGAATTTATGGCTGATTTTGTGCGTAAGCACGAAGAGACTAAAAAACGTGATGCTGAAACAATGCTGGCCTTGGAAAGCATTGAAGCAGGACGATTTATTGAAGGGGACGAAGTTTTCGATTGGCTTGATTCGTGGGGAACTGACAATGTGAAGGAAGCTCCTAAATGCGAATAAGGTTTTCTCCTGAGTCTGTTGATGATCTGAAAAGAATTTATAATTTTATCGCTGAACACGATCCAGACTCAGCCCGTACCACAGTGCTAAATTTAAAAAGCGCAATCAACCGTTTTTCATTGCATCCACAGCTTGGCAGAACCATAGAACACATTGAAAATATGCGAGATTTTACATTCGGCAGGTACGTTGTTCGCTACACAGAGAAGCCAGATTACGTATATATTTTGCGGATCTGGCATTCCAAAGAACCCGCTAAATTCCCCCTTTACCAAAGCCCCCAATCCAGCCTACAACCCCTCCCATGAGCAATACCTCTTCTAAATATGATGTAATCATCCTCGGTGCCGGGGCTTCCGGGCTGTACTGTGCCATGCATGCTGCAACGCGCGGGCGTAAGGTGCTGGTGCTGGACCATTCCGGTAAGGCAGGGCGTAAAATCCGGGTGGCCGGGGGCGGCAAGTGTAACTTTACCAATATGGATGTTGCGGCGGATAACTATATTTCGGCAAATCCCCACTTTGTGAAATCCGCGCTGGCGCGGCACAATCAGTGGGACTTTATTTCCTTTGTTGCTGAGGCCGGGATCGAATACGAAGAGCGCGAGGACGGGCAGCTGTTTACCCTTGAGGGGGCCGGACAGATTGCCGGGCTGCTGGTTTCCAAGTGCCACCGCGCGGGTGTGGAAACTCTCCTTGACCGTGAGATTGAAGAAGTCAGCGGCGAGGGGCCGTTTGCAGTGCGCAGCGGATCGCAGGTTTTTGAGGCTGAATCCCTTGTTGTGGCACTGGGTTCCCCGGCATGGCCGCAGGTGGGTGCTTCTTCTTTCGGGTACAAGCTGGCGGAACAGTACGGGCTGAATGTGTTTCCGGCGCGGCCCTCACTGGTACCTTTTACCATCGGCGGACGGGATGGTAAATTCTGCAAGGAGCTGAGCGGCAATGCCCTTCCTGTGGAGATTACCTGCGAAAAACGGACTTTTGCCGGTGATATGCTTTTCACCCATAAGGGTATTTCCGGCCCGGCAGTGCTCCAGATTTCAAACTACTGGCGGCGTGGTTCTGCTTTGACCGTCAACCTGCTGCCTGCTCACGATATTTCGGAACTGCTTGAAGCGAACCGCACTGAAAATACTGCCTTGAAAAATTTCCTCGCGCAATTCTTCACCCGCAAAATGGTTGGACTCCTTTTGGAGGATCAGGACGGAGATACCCCGCTTAGTCAGCTGACCAAGAAACGTACATCAGCCCTTGCCGAACACATTCATGCATGGGTGGTCAAACCGCAGGGAACAGAAGGATTCGCCAAAGCCGAGGTTGCCGCCGGAGGAGTGGACACTGCCGAAATTTCGTCAAAGACCATGGAAGCGAAGAAAGTACCCGGTCTATATTTTATCGGAGAGGTTCTGGACGTGACCGGCTGGCTGGGAGGGTACAACCTCCAATGGGCGTGGTCATCAGGCTACGCCGCCGCCCAATTTGTATAGCAAGTCAGCCAAGCTACACGGCGAAGCCTAGTAAAAGTTTTTGAAGAGTCCAGAGAAACTTTTTTCAAAAAGTTTCTTTGGCCCTCGGAGAGCCGCCGGAGGCATCAGCCGTGCTGTTCCACGGGCATGGGAAAAACAATATCGTAGACCCAGTTGTAGACAAAGGCGTAGACCAGAAAGAAAAGCGCGAACCCGATATCGGCGATGAGGGCATGCCAGAGGGTCATATCCAGCCACCATGCCACGAACGGTACGGTGATGGTCAGAAGCGAAATTTCAAACAATACTGCATGCAGCACCCGCATCCATGTGGGGCGTACATTTACGGGACGGTTCATGGCAACCAACACCTTATCGAAAATAAGATTATAGACATAGTTGCAGACCATGGCGGTCATGGATATGGCGACACTCATGATCCCGATGCGGCCCATATCCTTATCAAGTATCCACGCGGCCAGCGGGGTGCAGGTGCAAAGCCCGATAATCTCAAATAAAAGTGTGTGCCGTATTCTGTCTGCTGTTGTTCTCATGCGGCTTAGGGTACTGCTGCGCCGCTACAGATTCAAGAGGATAATATAAAAAGATAGTTATTGTTTTCAGCATGATACTTTAATATAACAGAAGCCACTTACCTGAAACAAAGCCGGAGGAAGTATCGTGCAGGTCGCCATTATCCCCGCCCGCGGGGGCAGCAAACGCATCCCAAAAAAATCCATCCGCCCTTTTCTGGGCAAGCCGCTTATCGCCTATACCATTGAGGCCGCCCGTGAGAGCGGTTTCTTCGACCATATTCTGGTCAGTACGGACAGCGAAGAATTCGCAGAAATTGCCCGCCAATACGGAGCAGAAGTTCCTTTCATGCGCCCGGCGGAACTTGCCGATGACTTCACCCCCACCCAGCCGGTTGTGGACCATGCTCTGGGCTGGGTCCGCGAAAATTGGGGCAAGCCTGAACGTTACTGCCAATTCTACGCCAACCCCTTTGTCACTGCTGAGAATATTCGCGGCGGATATAAAATGCTGCGTGAACACCGGGCCAATTGCGTGCTCGGTGTGGCAGAATTCCCCTTTCCTGTGCTGCGCTCTTTCAAGCAGAATGAACAGGGCGGCGTTGAATACGCCTTCCCGGAATACGCCCCCTGCCGATCACAGGATCTGCCTGTATTTTTCCATGATGCGGCCCAGTTCTACTGGACAGAACTGACCGACCTGCCTGCGGACCGGAAACAGGGATTGAACATGCCCTATTTCCTGCCCCGCCATATGGTGGTGGACATTGATACCGAAGAAGACTGGCGCATTGCCGAACGTATCTACAAAGCCTTCATGTGTGATGATGAATAACGGACCGATTCTCTTTTTCTGCGAAGCCGGACCTGAGAGTGGATTCGGACACGCCGGACGCTGCATGGCTCTTGCCGCAGCCTTGCGTGATGAATTCGGACGGGAATCAATCTTCGGATTCCGGGGTCCTCCTGCGGCTGAGAAAAAAGTCACCCAAGCCGGATTCAAAGTTGCTCCGGTTATGGATTTCAACAGCTGGCAATTCAGCAATGAAGCGGCGGTAATCCTCGACCTGCGGATTCCGCTTTCAACATCTTTTTTCCAACGCGTGAAATCAGCGAAAAAACAGCTGGTCAGCATCGATGACCCCACCCCCAACAGACTGCATGCAGATCTGGCCTTCTACCCGCCGGTGCCGCAATTCCATGAGCTGGACTGGACCGATTTTAACGGCACCATCCATCGAGGCTGGGAGTTCATTCCCCTGCGCAGGGAATTCCGCTTACCCCCGCAAGCAAAAAAAATTCACTCCCCGCCCAAATTACTGATCAGCATGGGTGGCAGCGATCCCCACGAGCTGACCCTGAAAATATTGCAGGGATTAAAATTCGTAACCGAAGACTGGCAGGCCGAGGTTGTCATCGGTCCCATGTTCAATAATCTGGACAGAATCCGCAAGATAACGCTAGAGCACGGTGATAAGATTAAATTATTGCATGATATAAAGGACATGTCCCTGCCCATGCAGGGCTGCGACGCAGCCATAGCTTCCTTCGGCATGACCGCTTATGAACTGGCGGCCTGCGGGGTGCCACAACTGCTGCTCTGCCTGAGTAAGGACCACGCCCGCTCGGCATCAGCGTTGCATGCATGCGGAGCAGCGGTTTCATTGGGAAAATTTGACCGCATCCCGGAGCAAAAACTGGCTGCAGAGCTGCAAAATTTCATTTGCGACCAGAAAGCATTAAAATCCATGGCTGCAAAAGCTGCCGGACTGAAGATCGGCGAGGGTGCCAAAAACATTGCATCTCTGATCATAAAAAGAATTTAACTACTAGGGATTCCAAAGGAAATTATCCCCTTTGGCCGCCGGAGGCGAAATCCGTCCGACAAAAGCGCGTAGCGCATCATAATCTTCTTGGAGCATAAATTTTGAGCGACAGAAAATGCTGGGTCGAACATAGCGGCATAGTGCTGCATACCGTTGGAGAATTTGATGTAATCCACTGCGAAAGCTGCGGCTTCAAACACATCATTCCCATTCCCGATGAAGAGGAACTGGCCCGCATCTACAAGCACGAATACCACGTGAAAGATAAACCGCTCATGCTTCAGCACCAGTTGGAAGACGAGGAGTGGCACAAAACCACCAACGCTGCCCGGCTGGAATCCATTGAAAAGCAGCTCAAACGCAAGGGTTCCATTCTGGATATAGGATCGGGCAACGGTTTTTTCCTTAAGCAGGCCATGGAACTGGATTGGCAGGCTAGAGGTGTGGAGCCTTCAGACAAGGCTGCTGAATATTGCCGCTCTCTGGGACTTGATGTGGTTCACGGGATATTCGATCAGGCCTGCGCTGACTCCATAGGTAAATTTGATGTGGTCCATCTCTGGGAAGTGCTCGAACACCTGCCCGATCCCATATCCATGATCGCCCTATGCAGACAGGTGCTTAACCCCGGCGGACTGATTGTCATCGGAGTACCCAACGATTACAATAAACTGCAAAGGATCATGCATGAGGACCTCGGCGAAAAACCATGGTGGCTGGCACCGCCCCATCACATAAATTTCTTCAACCGCAATTCGCTGGAAAGACTGCTGCGGAGGCTGGATTTTGAACCGCTGCATTATGAAACAACTTTCCCCATGGAACTGTTCCTGCTCATGGGCAAAAACTATCTTCAAGACCCGCAGCTGGGCCGCGAATGCCACGCCATGCGCAAAGAACTGGAACTGAATCTGACCCGCACGGGCAACCGCGATGTTCTGGACAAACTATACAGCAGCTTGGCCGAGGCCGGATTCGGACGCCACGCAGTGCTCATGGCCGGGAAAAAGGATTAAAATATATGCAAAGATTAAAAGATAAAATCGTACTGGTTACCGGAGGCGGGCGCGGAATCGGCAAAGCCATCAGCCGGAAACTGGCCGCCGAGGGCGCAGAGGTTATTCTGACATGGGTCAGTGACCGCACAAGCGCAGAAGAAACCGCGGCAGAAATCTCCCAGGAAGGCGGCAAAGCGCGCATCCTGCAGCTTGAAGTCAGCGATGCGGATTCCGTGGACGCGGTTGTAGCCGACATTGCCGCCAATGAAGGCAGGCTTGATGTACTGGTCAACAATGCCGGGATCAATGATCCGCAGGATTTCGACAAAATCACCCCGGATGAATGGGACCGTATCCTTTCGGTGAACCTGAAAGGCCCCTTCCTGTGCACCCAGCGTTGTCTTGAACTGCTCAAGAAAAGCAAAGGGGCCAGTGTGGTCAACATCGGCTCGGTGAGCGGACAGTACGGAGGACCGCGCACCGCACATTATGCTGCCAGCAAGGCCGGGCTGATTTCCATGACTCAGGTTGCGGCACGCTTCGGGGCCCAGTGGAACATCCGCTGCAACACTGTTGCCGCCGGACTGGTGGTTTCGGACATGGCAGATGCGGGAATGCAGAATCCGGCAGTACAGAAGGCCGCTGAAAACGTGCTCCTGAAACGTTTTGCCGCAGCTGCGGAAGTGGCGGACAGCGTGGCCTACCTTGCCTCGGACGAAGCATCCTACATCACCGCCCAGACCATCAATGTCAACGGCGGACTCTATTTCTAAGGAGAACAAATGGACCAGTATCAGGAACTTGTGAATTTCGCCGCCGAGCTGCGCAAATCCATCATCACCATGAACTGTTATGCCGGGTCCGGCCATCCGGGGGGCTCCCTTTCCTGTGTAGAGATCGTCAGCTACCTCTTTGCCAAGGAAATGAGTTTCAGTCCGACGAATATGGATGATCCCTGCCGGGACCGCTTCATCCTTTCCAAGGGCCATTCCTGCCTCACGCTTTACGCCGCTCTGGCGGAGAAGGGCTTTTTCTCCCAAGAAGAATTCAAAAAACTGCGCCACGCGGACGGCATGCTGCAGGGCCACCCGGATCGCGTAAAAACCCCCGGCGTGGAATTCAACTCCGGTTCGCTGGGGCAGGGGTTCTCTTTTGCACTGGGCTGTGCACTTGGTGCCAAACGGGCCGGACGCGACAACCGCACTTACGTACTCCTCGGTGACGGGGAACTCAACGAAGGCCAGATCTGGGAAGGCTGCATGTTCGGCGCGCACCACAAACTGGATAATATTGTTGCGCTGGTGGATTACAATAAATTTCAGAGTGACGACCTCAACGAAAACATCACCGCCCTTGAGCCTTTGAGCGATAAATTCAAGGCTTTCGGCTGGCAGGTCATTGAGATTGACGGCCATGACTTCCGGGAAATCGAGAACGCGCTTCAGCGCGCCCGTACCACAGCAGGCAAACCGACCATGATCATCGCCCACACAGTGAAGGGCAAAGGAATCTCATACATGGAAAATGTTCCCAAATGGCACGGCAGCCTCTGCCCCACCGGAGAGGAACGGGAATGCGCACTGCGCGAATGCGGGTGCGGAGGGCTGGAATAATGCAGAATATGAGAGACGAATTCGGCAAAGCCCTTGTGGAACTGGCCGCCATCCGTGACGATTTTGTGGTTCTTGACGCCGATGTGGCCGGGGGAACCGGAACCTATCATTTCCGTGAAGCCTGCCCGGACCGCTTCATCCAGTGCGGTATTGCGGAGCAGAACATGTTTTCCATGGCCGCCGGACTGGCGGAATCGGGAGTGATTCCCATTGTGACCTGCTATGCGGTATTCGCTTCCATGCGCGCGCTGGAGCAGGCCCGCAACTCCATTGCCTACCCGGATTTCAACGTCAAAATCGCGGCCAGCCACCTAGGTCTGGACGTAGGACCGGACGGAGCCACCCATCAGGCCCTTGAAGATATCGCCATTTACCGGGCCATCCCCAACATGACCGTGGTCTCCCCGGCTGATCCGCTGGAGATGCGGGCCATGCTGCCCCATCTGCTGGACAGCCACGGCCCGCTCTACCTGCGTACCGGACGCTCTCCCCTGCCTGATGTCTTTGATGCGAGCACCAGATTCGAACCGGGCAAAGCACAGGTTCT from Desulfovibrio sp. JC010 includes:
- a CDS encoding PACE efflux transporter, whose amino-acid sequence is MRTTADRIRHTLLFEIIGLCTCTPLAAWILDKDMGRIGIMSVAISMTAMVCNYVYNLIFDKVLVAMNRPVNVRPTWMRVLHAVLFEISLLTITVPFVAWWLDMTLWHALIADIGFALFFLVYAFVYNWVYDIVFPMPVEQHG
- the ychF gene encoding redox-regulated ATPase YchF; amino-acid sequence: MALSIGIVGLPNVGKSTLFNALTKAQNAESANYAFCTIEPNKAVVPVPDERIDKLAELVKPQRVQQSTVDFIDIAGLVEGASKGEGLGNKFLGNIRETQAILHVVRCFDNDDVIHVANSVDPLRDIEVIETELILADVQALDTRIEGMKKKIKGDKTLGPKIAEAEKLLEHLNEGNPVGTYGELDTDNMDEMLRDLRLITAKNVIYCANVDEEGLTEDNDYVKKVKALAEERGAEFVKISAKMEEELVGLDEEEYNEFLESYGVTESGLAKIIRTGFHTLGMISYFTAGVKEVRAWTIHDGDKAPRAAAAIHTDFERGFIRAEVIGYDDYVSNGSEAACRAAGVLRAEGKEYIVKDGDVIHFLFNV
- a CDS encoding mannose-1-phosphate guanylyltransferase/mannose-6-phosphate isomerase — protein: MIIPVILSGGSGTRLWPLSRKKHPKQLLNLTGEHSLLRNTVERGCALDSATAPIVVCNESYRFLIAEELREANIQPEAIFLEPQGRNSAPAIAAAAFHIRKNHPEALMLVMPSDHAIHDLDRFEAAVTAGTGPAKSGDLVLFGIVPDRPETGYGYIRTSKEFDPIIPQAVREFVEKPDLDTAKTYLKSGNYLWNSGIFLFSPDVFLKHLDQLEPEMHTACRNATENARVDLDFVRLEEESFKSSPAKSVDYAVIEKVENLSVVPFDGGWSDIGSWDSLMTERRPDENGNVISGDVHAKNVANSFLQSSSRLVGVVGVDDVIVVETPDAVLVAGREHGQEVSGLVAELKKQERSEVDHHRRVYRPWGSYETVDLEERFQVKRIIVKPGGVLSLQMHHHRAEHWVVVKGTAKVLVGEKEVLLQEDQSTYIPIGAMHRLENPGRINLELIEVQTGSYLGEDDIQRFEDIYGRSEG
- a CDS encoding PseG/SpsG family protein translates to MPNVSTKPSCVMMNNGPILFFCEAGPESGFGHAGRCMALAAALRDEFGRESIFGFRGPPAAEKKVTQAGFKVAPVMDFNSWQFSNEAAVILDLRIPLSTSFFQRVKSAKKQLVSIDDPTPNRLHADLAFYPPVPQFHELDWTDFNGTIHRGWEFIPLRREFRLPPQAKKIHSPPKLLISMGGSDPHELTLKILQGLKFVTEDWQAEVVIGPMFNNLDRIRKITLEHGDKIKLLHDIKDMSLPMQGCDAAIASFGMTAYELAACGVPQLLLCLSKDHARSASALHACGAAVSLGKFDRIPEQKLAAELQNFICDQKALKSMAAKAAGLKIGEGAKNIASLIIKRI
- a CDS encoding DMT family transporter, producing MLKPKSSTSLGVAQVLSGAALISLVGIFIKIMVVDYAQPIFVVTFWRNLFVSTILMAGLKIFKPHKLRFEREHIGLLAAYGLVLVGLNGIWGGSVYFNGAGVATVLVYVSVPITVLAQWALGDEKPTLRILPSILFCLFGCGLVCGIKSMSEFSLTPMGMFLGLLSSVFFSAYTIMGRECAKRNISSYSVLMHVFGIAAFYMLIINLFAGNSIPGAAPTPAAMLMPGVDWKGWGCILTLAIGPSMTGWTLINSSLTHLSPSVVNILLTTEPMMTGLAAIPMLGEYMTLEQWAGCFLIVIGVIVLKKR
- a CDS encoding type II toxin-antitoxin system RelE/ParE family toxin, which codes for MRIRFSPESVDDLKRIYNFIAEHDPDSARTTVLNLKSAINRFSLHPQLGRTIEHIENMRDFTFGRYVVRYTEKPDYVYILRIWHSKEPAKFPLYQSPQSSLQPLP
- the pseF gene encoding pseudaminic acid cytidylyltransferase, producing the protein MQVAIIPARGGSKRIPKKSIRPFLGKPLIAYTIEAARESGFFDHILVSTDSEEFAEIARQYGAEVPFMRPAELADDFTPTQPVVDHALGWVRENWGKPERYCQFYANPFVTAENIRGGYKMLREHRANCVLGVAEFPFPVLRSFKQNEQGGVEYAFPEYAPCRSQDLPVFFHDAAQFYWTELTDLPADRKQGLNMPYFLPRHMVVDIDTEEDWRIAERIYKAFMCDDE
- a CDS encoding CopG family ribbon-helix-helix protein, with product MQETIRARVESDLKEKFELAAKDRGQSSSHLLREFMADFVRKHEETKKRDAETMLALESIEAGRFIEGDEVFDWLDSWGTDNVKEAPKCE
- a CDS encoding NAD(P)/FAD-dependent oxidoreductase, whose product is MSNTSSKYDVIILGAGASGLYCAMHAATRGRKVLVLDHSGKAGRKIRVAGGGKCNFTNMDVAADNYISANPHFVKSALARHNQWDFISFVAEAGIEYEEREDGQLFTLEGAGQIAGLLVSKCHRAGVETLLDREIEEVSGEGPFAVRSGSQVFEAESLVVALGSPAWPQVGASSFGYKLAEQYGLNVFPARPSLVPFTIGGRDGKFCKELSGNALPVEITCEKRTFAGDMLFTHKGISGPAVLQISNYWRRGSALTVNLLPAHDISELLEANRTENTALKNFLAQFFTRKMVGLLLEDQDGDTPLSQLTKKRTSALAEHIHAWVVKPQGTEGFAKAEVAAGGVDTAEISSKTMEAKKVPGLYFIGEVLDVTGWLGGYNLQWAWSSGYAAAQFV